One Nostoc sp. CENA543 genomic window, TTTATGCGCCTATTTCAAGCACTGTACATTGTTGATAACAATAGTCCCATTAGTATAGGCGGCGGTGGGGTGAGACGCGTGGCTTTAGCCCCACCGATTGGGAACTAGATTGGGGATTGGGGATTGGGGACTGGGAAGATGGGGAAGTGTGGGGAGTGTGGGGAGTGTGGGGGGAAAGATTTCTTCCCTATCCTCCCACACCTCCCACCCCTCCCTCACTTCCTGCTTGCTCCCTGCCCCCCTGCCTTCTACACCCTTAATTTTGAGACTTCGCCTCTAAACTTTCCAGGCGGCTTTTGAGTTCTTGGTTTTGTTGTTTGAGTTGGTCTAGTTCTTCGCGTAGGTTCTTTAAGGCGGCTTCTGTGCCGATGTTTTGCTGGACTGTGGCTAGTTCTTCTTCTGCATAACGCCGCACCCGGCCGTCTGGCGTTTGTTCGGCCAGCGATCGCAAAACGCCGATGGCTTTGGGTGTTTCCATTTGCCCCAAGGCGGTTACGACTGCCATTTGGGTTAGGAAGAAGGTTTCTTTGGCGAGTTCTGCTAATCTATCCACCAGTCTTTCTAAATTAACTGGGTTTTGACCGACGGAAATTTTGCCTAATGCGCGAATTGCTGCCAGTCTGAGTGGTTGGGATACGCCGAGTTTGGTGTATTCCAACAGTAAATCTAGGGCAGCTTCGGAGGTTTTTAGTTCTGCTAAACCCCACACTGCACCACTGCGGACAACTTCATTCCAACCTGCTCTTTCTTCTAAAACAGATTGTAATAACTTGATGACTTTTTCTTCTTTGGGTTTGTCTTCTAAGTTATTAGCAGATATCGCACCTAAACTCCGGCAAGCTGTGGCTTCTACGTAGTAACTCTTGTCACCATGTTTCACCACTTGTTTGACGGCTTTGTAACTAGCATGAGTTTTAATCTGGGCTAAAGCTTCTAATACAGCACGCCGCACATTGGCATTCTCATCTTCTAAGCCCGTCACTAAATAATCAAAGGTTTGGTCTAATTTAATTTCTGCCAATTGTTTGGCAACTTCCACCCGTACACCCCAAAATGGTTCATTTTTCAAAGCTGCACCCAAGGCTTTCACCGCTTCTAGTCCGCCTTTTTTCGCTAAAGCTGTGGCTGCATGAATGCGGGAAATGGGGTCAGGGTCGGATGTTAACTGGGCTTTTAACTCTGGTATGGGATATTCCAACACCACAGTTTTGAGGAAATTATTACTCACATCGAAGCTGACAAAATCTGGTTTATTCGCCAGTGGGAAGTAGAAACTTTGCTCTCGTTGATTGACTCTGATGCTTACAGTTTGGACTTGTGCAGATTCCCCTTGGGTGTAACCAAAACCTACAGGAATTTTTAAATCAAACAGGTATTTACTATTGTTCCTATCGGTGGGGACTTGGGTTTGAGTTACTGTTAATTTTGCTAACTTGGCTTCCCCATCCCAACTGTAAGCGACTTTAAAATCAGGATGACCACCACGATATACATACTGGTCAAACAGAAAAGCCAGATTGCGTCCGGTGGCTTTTTCGATGGCACGTAACAAATCAATCGTTTCAACGGTTTGGTGGGCGTTATCTTGAACAAAAGTCTGGACAGCTTGCCAAAATAGTTCCTCTCCCAACTCAGCCCGAATCATGTGATAAACACAAGACCCCTTTTCATAGGTGTGGCGATCGTAAAGTTCGATCGCTTCTCGGTAAACATGAGTTACTATTGGTCGGCGGTAGCGTCCGCTATCTTCACTTAAATAACTCCGCGCTTCTGATAGGCGATAATAGGCTGCTTCCTCTTGGCCATACTCCTGTTCAGTCCACATGACTTCTGAGTAGCAAGCCATCCCTTCCTTAATCCAAGCATGAGACCAATGTTTAATAACGAGTAAATCCCCGAACCATTGGTGTGCAAGTTCGTGAACTACTAAACTTTCCGTGCTGCGGTTATCTAAAGACGCTCTTTCATCGAGTAAACAACGGTCTGTTAACAGGGTGGCAGAAGTATTTTCCATCCCCCCAAAGATAAAATCACTCACACAAACTTGGGCATATTTGGGAAAAGGATAGAGATAGCCGTATTTTTGGCTTAAAAACTCGATCATCTGGGGAGTTTTGCCCATACTGCGGCGAGCATCATCCTTGCGTCCCTTCTCTACGTAGTAGGTGACTGGTTTACCTTGCCATTCCTCTTGAATGACTGCAAAATCACCGATAGCTAGGGTCATCAAGTAAGTGGGGTGAACCTGTTGCTGTAACCAATGGTAAATTTTATACTCCCCGTCTTCTGTAGTGTTAATTAATTCCCCGTTAGAAATTGCCACTAACGGTTTAGGGACACGTACACGAATTTCCGAAGTGGAAAGTTGTCCTGGGTAGTCGAAACAGGGAAACCAAAAACGAGAGTCTTCGTCTTCTCCCTGTGTCCAGACTTGTAGGGGTTTTTTGGGGTAGTGGCTATCTGGTTGGACAAAGTAGATACCACGTTGGGGTTTTTCTACAGAATAGGCGATCGCAATCAATAAGCGTTGACCAACTTGGGTAGGTTGTGACAACTCAATAGTTAGCTGTTCACCGTCATATTCAAATTTCTGTTCTACCTCATCCACCTTGACTGCTTGAATCTGCAAATTTACCGCATCCAAAGTTAAACGGTCTATACCATTGCGAATTGGCGACAAGCGAATGCTGCAATGACCTTGGTAACTTTGGTTAGGGATATCTAAATTCAGGTCAAGAAAAATATGTTCTACCTGCCCTGGACGGTCTGGATTATAGTGTGGTCTAGCCCCTGGCAGTTCAAAAGATTTGTATCCATTATTTTCGCTATCAAAAGAATAAGAGTGTGGCATAGATTTAAAGAACCTTAGTTAAAGAGTCAATAGTCATTAGTCATTAGTCATTAGTCATTAGTCATTAGTCATTAGTTGTTCTCCTCTGCTCCCTACACTCCCCACACTCCCCTCATTCCCCAATCCCCAGTCCCCAATCCCCAATCCCCAGTACAAATACTTGTAATCATTAATCTAGATTAGGATAGCTTGCGATTTTTCACCAAGCTATTTTTTTGTGATTTACAATAGGGCGTTTGCGGATTCGTACTGTGTTCCTGTGAAGTATTTTTTGAGGGATGGGCTACTGTTAGTGCGTAAGTGACTGATTCTAACTAGTACACACCGCAAAATCACCAGTTATAAATAATAATTCCGAGAAGTTGACAGTGACGTTTCTATTCACCTCAGTAACAATTTGGGGAAAAGAGGATTACTAAAATGCCTGAAAATAAATCAAAATTTTTAATTCCTGTGGTTGGTGCGGTTGTAGTCGTGGTGGGGAGTGTCGCCGCTTATATGTATTTGCGGGGGCCGGCTGGAGATGGTGCTGGGGCTTTAAGCAGTGCTAAACTTGTACCCTCATCGGCATTGATGGCTACTTACATTACCACTGATCCCAAGTCTTGGGCAAAGTTACAGCAATTCGGCACTCCTGAAGCGCAAAAATTAGTTACTCAGGGGTTAGAGAATTTTAATAAGAATGTCTTGACTAGCAATGATATTTCTTATGAAAAAGATATTCAGCCTTGGGTGGGTGGTTTAATGATTGCTGTGTTACCACCAGCACAGAGTCAATCTAACTCTTCCGGTATTCAGCGACAACCAGAACCACAAGTGCTGATGATAGCCGGCGTTAGAGATAAACTCAGTGCTTTGAATTTTGCTAACAAATTAAAAGGGCAAAAAGGAGTTAAAAATAAAGAATCTGACTATAAAGGCGAAAAAATTACCGAAACTAGCACTGAAAGTAATAGCTCACCAACATATAGTGCAGTTTTAAATAATAGCTATGTGGTATTTTCTCCCCAACGACCAGTAGTAGAAAAAGCTATTGATACCTATAAAGGTCAGCCTTCATTTATTACTAAAGATGGTGCTAATTTAGTTTTCTCTAAAGGTGTAGATGTCCAAAATTCTTTAGCACAAATTTATATTCCTGATTATGCGGGGATGATTCAGCAAATTGCAGCTACTAGCCCCTCTGGCACAGCTTTAACCCCACAAACCATTAAACAACTACAACAAGTTAAATCGATGGTGGCGGCTGTGGGTGTAGATGATAACGGTGTCAGATTCAAAGCGATCGCCAATTTAGATCCCACCAAAAACAAGTTTCAATATCAAAATTCACCCGCCAAAATTGTCGGACAATTTCCGGCAGATACTTTTGCTTTAATTACCGGACAAGGTATCAGTCAAACTTGGAAAACCATTGTCGAACAGTCAAACGAATATCCAGAATTTAAGCAAGGTTTAGAACAAACCCGTTCCCAGCTAAAAACAGCCAATTTCGACCTAGATAAAGATATTTTTAGCTGGATGGATGGCGAATTTGCCCTGGGTGCAGTTCCCTCTGATAAAGAGATATTAGCTAGCGTTGGTTTTGGTGGTGCGATTGTCTTTGATACCAGCGATCGCCAAACCGCAGCCGCTACCCTTGCTAAGTTAGATAACCTGGCCAAAACCCAAAGCATCACCGTTGCCACCAAAAACGTCAATGGTAAAGACGTTACAGAATGGCAAATTCCCCAACAAGGTGCTTTATTTGCCCACGGTTGGCTAGACCAAGATACAGTATTTTTAGCTGTGGGAGGCCCAGTCGCGGAAGCATTGGTCAATAAAAATCAAACTCTGGAAAATAGCGAAAGTTTTAAAACCATTACTAGTTCCCTACAAAAACCCAATGGCGGCTACTTCTACTTAGATATGGATAAAACCATGTCTATAGTTAATCGTTTTGCCGCCCAATCTCAACAACCCATACCCCCTGACGCTAATGCCATCCTTAGTTCTATTCGCGGTATCGGTGTAACTGCCGTAAGTCCCGATCAAGCAACTAGTCAAATAGAGTTGTTGTTAGCACTTAAACCCAGTAAGTAGTGAGGGACTGGGGATTGGGGTATTTAATTTTGAATTTTGAATTTTGAATTTTGAATTGATTTGCCCCTGCCTCACTCAGTCACACATCTTCCAGAATGATGAGTGACGGGGTACCTAAACCTGATAGATTAAGCTATCAGCGAGTAAAAACTGGTGAAAATGAAAGTCCTAGTTATTGGTGGCGATGGGTATTGCGGTTGGGCAACCGCACTGTATCTTTCCAATCGCGGTTATGAAGTTGGAATATTAGATAGTTTGGTGAGACGGCATTGGGATAACGAACTGGGTTTGGAAACCCTCACGCCGATCGCACCGATTCAGCAACGCCTCCAACGCTGGCAAGATTTGACTGGCAAATCCATTGACTTGTTCGTTGGCGACATTACTAATTACGAATTTCTGCAAAAAACTTTGCGTAAGTTTGAACCAAATGCGATCGTGCATTTCGGTGAACAGCGTTCTGCACCATTTTCGATGATTGACCGAGAACACGCAGTTCTGACTCAGGTCAATAACGTGGTAGGAACGCTGAATCTACTATATGCAATGAAAGAAGATTTTCCTGACTGTCACTTAGTCAAGTTGGGAACAATGGGTGAATACGGTACACCCAACATTGACATTGAGGAAGGTTACATCACCATTGAACACAATGGGCGTAAAGATACCCTACCTTATCCCAAACAACCAGGCTCAATGTATCACTTAAGCAAAGTGCATGATAGCCACAATATACATTTTGCTTGCCGGATTTGGGGATTAAGAGCGACAGACTTAAACCAAGGTGTGGTTTATGGTGTCCTCACCGAAGAAACAGGAATGGATGAGTTGTTAATTAACCGTCTCGATTACGATGGTGTGTTTGGTACAGCTTTGAACCGTTTCTGTATTCAAGCGGCAATTGGCCATCCTTTGACTGTTTACGGTAAAGGTGGACAAACTCGCGGCTTTTTGGATATTCGGGACACAGTGCGCTGTATCGAAATTGCGATCGCCAATCCTGCACAACCTGGTGAATTCCGCGTCTTTAACCAATTTACCGAACTATTCAGCGTCGGTGATTTGGCGTTAATGGTGAAGAAAGCCGGGAATGCTTTGGGACTAAATGTCGAAATCAGCAACCTAGACAATCCCAGAGTTGAGAAAGAAGAACATTATTTCAATGCTAAAAACACTAAATTGCTGGATTTAGGTTTACAGCCTCATTATCTCTCTGATTCTCTGCTGGATTCTCTGCTGAACTTTGCGGTAAAATACCAACAACGCGTTGATAAAAAGCAGATTTTACCGAAAGTTTCTTGGCATAGAAATTAGGTTAACTGTGCGGCTAATTACAGAACCCTATGTAAATCAAATCAGTAAATGGCCGAAAACTGGTCGTCATATACTAGCCCAATATGACGACCAGACAGTCGTTGTTTATCAAGCTTATCGTCCAGCTATTGCAAACTTTGCTGTCACTCATGGCTACTTTGGTGGCGAGTTTCAGCTTGACCGTATGAGTTGGATTAAAACCAATTTTTTGTGGATAATGTACCGTTCTGGATGGGCTGCAAAACCTGGACAGGAGGTAGTATTAGCTATTTGGCTAAAACGTACAGCTTTTGAGGAAATACCGACCAAAGTTGTACATTCTAGCTTCATACCAGAACTGTACACCACCAGAGAAGCTTGGCAAACAGCTCTCAAGCATTCCCAGGTGCGTCTGCAATGGTACCCTGATCATCACCCATCTGGGGCTAAATTAGAAAGACGGGCGATACAGTTGGGATTAAAAGGAGAAATTTTAGCCGCCTATGCTAGAGATTGGATTGTCAACATCGAAGATATTTCCGAATTTGTTCGACAGCAGCGACAAAACATTAATTCTGACTGTACAGAATTGATTACACCACGGGAGTCGGTTTACTCTGTTGTAGATAGCAAAATTCAACAGACGCTAGAATTATCCGCCTGGACTGAATAATTTCCTATGAGAATTGCCTTATTCACCGAAACCTTTTTACCCAAGGTTGACGGCATTGTGACACGCCTACGTCATACCGTTGACCACCTACAACGTCAAGGAAATCAAGTTCTAGTAGTTGCGCCAGAGGGTGGAATTACTGAACACAAAGGAGCGAAAGTTTACGGTGTCAGTGGCTTTCCTTTACCTTTGTATCCAGAATTGAAAATGGCATTACCCCGTCCAGCCATCGGTTACACTCTAGAACAGTTCAATCCAGATATCATTCATGTTGTCAATCCGGCTGTTTTGGGTTTATCAGGGATTTTCTATAGTAAAGTGATGAAAATTCCCCTTGTTGCTTCTTATCATACCCATTTACCCCAATATCTGCAACATTACGGTTTGGGAATGTTAGAAGGATTACTTTGGGAACTGTTGAAAGGGGCGCACAATCAAGCCGTTTTAAATTTATGTACTTCTACCGCCATGATGGCAGAACTTTCATCACATGGCATCGAAAGAGTAGATTTATGGCAGAGGGGAGTAGATACCGAATTATTTCACCCTGATTTAGCCAGTTTAGAAATGCGCGATCGCCTCAGCCAAAATCACCCAGAAAGCCCCTTATTATTGTATGTAGGTCGTCTTTCTGCCGAAAAAGAAATTGAGCGCATTAAACCCATATTAGAAGCCATTCCCCAAGCCAGATTAGCCCTAGTCGGAGACGGCCCCCATCGCCAAGCTTTAGAAAAACACTTTGCAGGGACAAATACTAATTTTGTCGGCTATCTCATGGGACGAGAGTTAGGTTCAGCCTTCGCCAGTGCTGATGCTTTTATCTTCCCTTCCCGCACCGAGACACTAGGTTTAGTATTACTAGAAGCTATGGCCGCCGGTTGTCCCGTCGTCGCAGCACGTTCTGGTGGTATTCCCGACATTGTCACAGATGGTATCAACGGATATTTGTTTGATCCCAAAGCTGACATTCAAGATGCCATTGACGCAACTGTTAAGCTATTAGAAAACAAACAAGAGCGCGAAACCATCCGCAAAAACGCCCGCCGAGAAGCAGAAAAATGGGGATGGGCTGCTGCTACACAGCAACTACAAGATTATTATCAAAAAATCCTGTATGGCAAGACCACAGGGAATAGGTTACAGGTGACAGGAATTAGGGAATAGGGACTCTAAAGGCGAAAGGTCAAAGGCAAAAGGTAAAAGTAAAAAGTCAAAAGAGAATCATCTTTCAACTTTTTACTTTTCCTGGATCATGAAGGAAAAACTAATGACTAATGACTAATGACTAGTGACTAAAAACTAATGACTCTTCCTAATCCTGGTAGCGTCTTGGCTACATTAACAGAACTGACTCAAGTGAATCGCACCCACGCTTTATTGCGGCGGGTGAAAGACCTTTCTGTTAATGAATTTGTTTGTTTACTAGACTTTATTACTGCCGAATTTCAGCAATTTCTCAGAGCTATTGAACTTATTAATAATGAAGCTCTAGAAAATATGCTGGAAAAAGTTCTAGAAGCAATCACCCTGAAAATTGGTCAAATTCTTCAAGCAGAACATACAGCAATTTTTTTAGTTGACCATGATAAAAGTCAATTGTGGTCAAAAGTTCCTCAAGATAATGGACAAAAATTTTTAGAAATTCGTACTCCTATTACTTTTGGAATTCCTGGTCATGTTGCTAGTACAGGTCAATATTTAAACATAGGAGAAACTGCTACTCATCCTCTGTTTAGTCCTGACTTGGAAAAACAAATGGGCTATACAATTCACAATATTTTATGTATGCCCGTTGTCAGTAGTAAAAATCAAGTAGTTGCAGTAGTCCAACTAGCAAATAAAACTGGTGATACACCGTTTAATTATGAAGACGAAGAACATTTTCGTGATTTTGCTGCATCTATTGGCATTATTTTAGAAACCTGTCAATCTTTTTATGTTGCTGCACGTAACCAACGAGGTGCAACAGCACTTTTACGAGCGACGCAAACACTAGGGCAAAGTTTAGACTTAGAAGCTACTTTGCAAATAGTGATGGAGCAAGCGAGAATTTTAATGCAGGCTGACCGCAGTACGTTGTTTTTGTACCGCAAAGAAATGGGGGAATTGTGGACAAAAGTAGCAGCCGCCGCAGATACGAAAAATTTGATGGAAATTCGGATTCCGACTAGCCGGGGAATCGCTGGTTATGTAGCTTCCACAGGGGAAGCTCTCAATATTCCTGATGCTTATAAAGACCCAAGATTTGACCCGACTACAGATAGAAGGACTGGTTATTTAACCCGCAACATTTTATGTTTACCAGTATTTAATTCTGCGAATGAATTAATAGGTGTAACGCAGTTAATTAATAAACAACAAGGAAGTTTTACCGCCTCTGATGAAGAGTTTATGCGAGCTTTTAATATTCAGGCGGGAATAGCTTTAGAAAATGCCCGTTTATTTGAAAATGTGCTGTTAGAAAAACAATATCAAAAAGATATACTGCAAAGTTTATCAGATGCAGTAATTTCTACAGATATGGCTGGTCGCATAGTCACTATTAATGATGCAGCCTTAGAGTTATTGGGTTGTCCTTTAGGAGATGTTAACTATAAAAGTAATAAAATTTTGTGGGAGCATAATTTAATTGGTCGCCTGGTTTGGGAGGTTGTACCAGTAGACAATTTGCAAATGCGTCTAGAAGATAGTTTAAAAACTGGTGCTAGACATTATGTTCCAGAGCAAAGTTTGACTTTGGGAATTTATCAATTACAAAATACTGAAGGTATACTCACTAGTGAAGCTCAATATTCTATTTTGACAGTGCGCGATCGCACTAACCCTGACATTTTTATTCCCTGGAATTTACCCCTAACTCCCCAGTCCAAGTTTCTCACCTCCGAACAGATTAGCATTCTAGACCGTAGTATTAATTTAACTGTTAATCCCCTAACTAACCCAGAAGGCGGTGTCAGGGGTGGGTTGGTTGTATTGGAAGATATCAGCCAAGAGAAACGCCTAAAAACTGCCATGTATCGCTATCTAACTCCCCACGTTGCTGAACAAGTAATGGCGGTGGGAGAAGATGCTTTAATGGTAGGTGAAAGGAAAGAAGTAACAATTTTATTTTCTGACATCCGTGGTTACACCACATTGACCGAAAATCTGGGTGCGGCGGAAGTAGTATCACTGCTGAACCAGTATTTTGAAACAATGGTAGAAGCAGTATTTAACTACGAAGGCACCTTAGATAAATTTATTGGTGATGCGTTAATGGCTGTATTTGGCGCGCCCCTGCCATTGACCGAAAATCATGCTTGGCGCGCAGTACAATCAGCCTTAGATATGCGCCAACGCTTAGAAGAATTTAACCAACGGCGCATTATTCAGGCTCAACCGAA contains:
- a CDS encoding M1 family metallopeptidase — translated: MPHSYSFDSENNGYKSFELPGARPHYNPDRPGQVEHIFLDLNLDIPNQSYQGHCSIRLSPIRNGIDRLTLDAVNLQIQAVKVDEVEQKFEYDGEQLTIELSQPTQVGQRLLIAIAYSVEKPQRGIYFVQPDSHYPKKPLQVWTQGEDEDSRFWFPCFDYPGQLSTSEIRVRVPKPLVAISNGELINTTEDGEYKIYHWLQQQVHPTYLMTLAIGDFAVIQEEWQGKPVTYYVEKGRKDDARRSMGKTPQMIEFLSQKYGYLYPFPKYAQVCVSDFIFGGMENTSATLLTDRCLLDERASLDNRSTESLVVHELAHQWFGDLLVIKHWSHAWIKEGMACYSEVMWTEQEYGQEEAAYYRLSEARSYLSEDSGRYRRPIVTHVYREAIELYDRHTYEKGSCVYHMIRAELGEELFWQAVQTFVQDNAHQTVETIDLLRAIEKATGRNLAFLFDQYVYRGGHPDFKVAYSWDGEAKLAKLTVTQTQVPTDRNNSKYLFDLKIPVGFGYTQGESAQVQTVSIRVNQREQSFYFPLANKPDFVSFDVSNNFLKTVVLEYPIPELKAQLTSDPDPISRIHAATALAKKGGLEAVKALGAALKNEPFWGVRVEVAKQLAEIKLDQTFDYLVTGLEDENANVRRAVLEALAQIKTHASYKAVKQVVKHGDKSYYVEATACRSLGAISANNLEDKPKEEKVIKLLQSVLEERAGWNEVVRSGAVWGLAELKTSEAALDLLLEYTKLGVSQPLRLAAIRALGKISVGQNPVNLERLVDRLAELAKETFFLTQMAVVTALGQMETPKAIGVLRSLAEQTPDGRVRRYAEEELATVQQNIGTEAALKNLREELDQLKQQNQELKSRLESLEAKSQN
- a CDS encoding DUF3352 domain-containing protein, with product MPENKSKFLIPVVGAVVVVVGSVAAYMYLRGPAGDGAGALSSAKLVPSSALMATYITTDPKSWAKLQQFGTPEAQKLVTQGLENFNKNVLTSNDISYEKDIQPWVGGLMIAVLPPAQSQSNSSGIQRQPEPQVLMIAGVRDKLSALNFANKLKGQKGVKNKESDYKGEKITETSTESNSSPTYSAVLNNSYVVFSPQRPVVEKAIDTYKGQPSFITKDGANLVFSKGVDVQNSLAQIYIPDYAGMIQQIAATSPSGTALTPQTIKQLQQVKSMVAAVGVDDNGVRFKAIANLDPTKNKFQYQNSPAKIVGQFPADTFALITGQGISQTWKTIVEQSNEYPEFKQGLEQTRSQLKTANFDLDKDIFSWMDGEFALGAVPSDKEILASVGFGGAIVFDTSDRQTAAATLAKLDNLAKTQSITVATKNVNGKDVTEWQIPQQGALFAHGWLDQDTVFLAVGGPVAEALVNKNQTLENSESFKTITSSLQKPNGGYFYLDMDKTMSIVNRFAAQSQQPIPPDANAILSSIRGIGVTAVSPDQATSQIELLLALKPSK
- a CDS encoding NAD-dependent epimerase/dehydratase family protein, translating into MKVLVIGGDGYCGWATALYLSNRGYEVGILDSLVRRHWDNELGLETLTPIAPIQQRLQRWQDLTGKSIDLFVGDITNYEFLQKTLRKFEPNAIVHFGEQRSAPFSMIDREHAVLTQVNNVVGTLNLLYAMKEDFPDCHLVKLGTMGEYGTPNIDIEEGYITIEHNGRKDTLPYPKQPGSMYHLSKVHDSHNIHFACRIWGLRATDLNQGVVYGVLTEETGMDELLINRLDYDGVFGTALNRFCIQAAIGHPLTVYGKGGQTRGFLDIRDTVRCIEIAIANPAQPGEFRVFNQFTELFSVGDLALMVKKAGNALGLNVEISNLDNPRVEKEEHYFNAKNTKLLDLGLQPHYLSDSLLDSLLNFAVKYQQRVDKKQILPKVSWHRN
- a CDS encoding DUF4291 domain-containing protein, with translation MRLITEPYVNQISKWPKTGRHILAQYDDQTVVVYQAYRPAIANFAVTHGYFGGEFQLDRMSWIKTNFLWIMYRSGWAAKPGQEVVLAIWLKRTAFEEIPTKVVHSSFIPELYTTREAWQTALKHSQVRLQWYPDHHPSGAKLERRAIQLGLKGEILAAYARDWIVNIEDISEFVRQQRQNINSDCTELITPRESVYSVVDSKIQQTLELSAWTE
- a CDS encoding glycosyltransferase family 1 protein; translation: MRIALFTETFLPKVDGIVTRLRHTVDHLQRQGNQVLVVAPEGGITEHKGAKVYGVSGFPLPLYPELKMALPRPAIGYTLEQFNPDIIHVVNPAVLGLSGIFYSKVMKIPLVASYHTHLPQYLQHYGLGMLEGLLWELLKGAHNQAVLNLCTSTAMMAELSSHGIERVDLWQRGVDTELFHPDLASLEMRDRLSQNHPESPLLLYVGRLSAEKEIERIKPILEAIPQARLALVGDGPHRQALEKHFAGTNTNFVGYLMGRELGSAFASADAFIFPSRTETLGLVLLEAMAAGCPVVAARSGGIPDIVTDGINGYLFDPKADIQDAIDATVKLLENKQERETIRKNARREAEKWGWAAATQQLQDYYQKILYGKTTGNRLQVTGIRE
- a CDS encoding GAF domain-containing protein, translated to MTLPNPGSVLATLTELTQVNRTHALLRRVKDLSVNEFVCLLDFITAEFQQFLRAIELINNEALENMLEKVLEAITLKIGQILQAEHTAIFLVDHDKSQLWSKVPQDNGQKFLEIRTPITFGIPGHVASTGQYLNIGETATHPLFSPDLEKQMGYTIHNILCMPVVSSKNQVVAVVQLANKTGDTPFNYEDEEHFRDFAASIGIILETCQSFYVAARNQRGATALLRATQTLGQSLDLEATLQIVMEQARILMQADRSTLFLYRKEMGELWTKVAAAADTKNLMEIRIPTSRGIAGYVASTGEALNIPDAYKDPRFDPTTDRRTGYLTRNILCLPVFNSANELIGVTQLINKQQGSFTASDEEFMRAFNIQAGIALENARLFENVLLEKQYQKDILQSLSDAVISTDMAGRIVTINDAALELLGCPLGDVNYKSNKILWEHNLIGRLVWEVVPVDNLQMRLEDSLKTGARHYVPEQSLTLGIYQLQNTEGILTSEAQYSILTVRDRTNPDIFIPWNLPLTPQSKFLTSEQISILDRSINLTVNPLTNPEGGVRGGLVVLEDISQEKRLKTAMYRYLTPHVAEQVMAVGEDALMVGERKEVTILFSDIRGYTTLTENLGAAEVVSLLNQYFETMVEAVFNYEGTLDKFIGDALMAVFGAPLPLTENHAWRAVQSALDMRQRLEEFNQRRIIQAQPKINIGIGISSGEVVSGNIGSQKRMDYTVIGDGVNLSSRLETVTKEYGCDIILSEFTYQLCSDRIWVRQLDKIRVKGKHQAVNIYELISDRTTPLDDNTQEFLFHYHAGREACLSRNFTGAIAHFEAAKHIKPTDQAVILQLERAHNYQRTPPPDDWDGVWTITVK